CGGACTACAATGTGACTTCTTAACTGGAGTCACGCTGAAGCTTTCGCTGCATTGCGAGGAGACCAAACTTGACAGCTCTAGACGCCCATATTTACGCAGTAATCCTGGCTGGTGGAAGTGGCACACGATTTTGGCCAAAATCCCGGCATTTGGAACCAAAACAGTTGTGTCGCATTGGCTCAAATGACGCCACAATGCTTGTCCAAACTCTCGAACGTCTGGACCATTTGATACCACCGGAAAGACGACTGATCGTAACGCATCAGGATCAAATGGAAACAACGCGCCGCCAGGCCGAAGGACGTTGCGCGCACTTTCTTGCTGAACCAGCCGCGAAAAATACAGCCCATGCACTCGCTCTCGCTGCCCTTGAAATTTCACGCATGGCTCCTGCGGAAGGCCCTCGCCCCATCATGATTTCTGTCCATGCGGACGCTTTGATTAAAAATCACGAAGCCTTTACGCAGGCTGTGAATCGCATGATACAGACCGCGACTGCGGAAAAACTTACTCTGCTTGGCATCACTCCTGAGTATCCCGAGACGGGTTACGGTTACATCGAGAAGGGCCAGGGACTGCGACCCGAGGCTCCTGTGTATCAGGTCAACAGCTTCCGTGAAAAACCGGACCGGGCCACAGCTGAATCCTATATCAAAACAGGACGCTTTCTTTGGAACTCAGGAATTTTCGCCTGGCGTATTGATACCATTCTTGATGAGCTTGAAAGCTTTCTGCCGCAATCACTTCATTCGCTGCGTCAACTTCTTGAGGGGTATGGCGTTGGGAGTTTCAATGAAGTCCCTCGCAATGAACTTGCAAGAACCTATAATGAACTCCCCAGCATAGCCATCGACAACGGCGTTCTTGAAAAAAGCCAGCGCGTGGCTGTCGTGGAAGCGGATATCGGTTGGAAGGATGTCGGCAGCTGGGATGCCCTGGATCAATGCTTCCCCACCGACGAGAAGGGCAATCTCTTCTATGGTGACGTCATTGCCATAGATAGCGAAGGCATCACCGTCGACAGCGATACCAAAATCGTCGCCTGTATTGGCGTCAAGGATCTGGTCGTCGTGGTTTCCAAGGGTGCTGTGCTGGTCTGCCCGAAAAGTCGGGCTCAGGATGTGAAGAAGATCGTGGAAGAATTGAAAGCCCGCGGTCGGAACGATCTTGTTTGAAGACATAAGAAAAGGGGCTTTCAAGCCCCTTCTTTTTTACATCACTTTATAGCTGTAAAGAACCTTGAGCCCGGTTGCGAAGTAGATCTCATCATCCACGACGATCGGCTGCCGCGTAAGCACGCCCTGCAGATCATCGTGCCATAGGATCTGACCATTGGCACCCGAAACCGCAGTGATGCGGCCCTGGCTTCCGCCGACGAAAATGGCCTTTTCCCCGATCGTAATCGTCTTGATGGAAGCTCCGAGGTTGACCTTCCAAAGCTGGCGGCCTGTGCTGGCCTGCAGGGCGATCAGATCCCCATTGATACAGCCGACGACATAGGTGCCATCGCGATAAGCGGAGGCCGTAACGCTTGGAAACGTTTCCTTCCACAGCACATCATTCGGCTTATTGAGTATATCCACTGCGAAGACCAGTCCATCGCTCCGAGCTGCATAGATCTGATGATTGCCCATTCCGATCTCGCCCACGACATCCTTGAAGCGGAAGTCCTCGCGGCTTGGATCCAGTTTCCAGTTTTCCTTGCCTGAGTTCAAACTCACCGAGCGCACATCGCCTTCGGTGGTGCCGAAGATCACTTCCGATCCCGCAACCACGGGGCCAGCCCCGGCACGCAGAAGAAGGTTCGCGGTGGTGCCCGTATCATAGACCCAAAGATGCTGACCCGTTTGGAAGTCGATCGCATAGAGTTTCTGATCCGTGCTATAGGCAAGGAGCACGTTTCCAGACAGAGTCGTCTTCGCAGTCACAAAGCGGCTCAGGCGGGTTTCCCACAGCTGCTTGCCGGTTTGTGTTTCCACCTTCAAAAGACGGCCATCGCGCAAAGGAATAATCGCCCAGCTGCCGTAGACATCCGCGGGAGCCGTCATGCTCTCGGGAATCTTGAGCCACCAGACGAAGGACTTCGATTTCAGATTGTAGGCGCTGACCCACTCGGGATCGACCGATCCAATCAGAACATCGGTGGCCATGGTCCAGCCGGATTCATCGATCGCGCCTATCGGTTTCTGGGCGTCGAGTTCGGGGGCCATTTTTATCATGCCGGTACGGAACGGACGACAGTTCGTAAAGGTCGGCGTGTTCACGTCCAAACAGGGCTGGGCTTCCGTGGAAACCGAAGCTTGAGGCGCAGGCGCCGCTGGTGCAGTCCCGGCTTTAACGTCCGGAGCTTTCGCAGAAGGCGTCGCGACGGGAACCGAAGGCCCGGCTTCCACTGCAGCACCCGCAACGGGAGCCGTGGATGCCGGTTGATCGCCTGTAACAGCCTCAGGCACGGCCGCGGCCGTAGCTTGAGGAGCGTTAGCGTCAGGAGCTGCCGCTGGGGTATCTGCTGCGGTATGGGTGCAAGCCGGCAAGGCGAGCGTTAAAATCCAGGGAGCAAGACGAAGGCTTTTCATGAAACGACCTTTGTTATTCCGGGAGCAAAGCCACAAGGCTGCGGGCGCGATCGGCTTCCGGACTGTTTTCATACTTGGTCAAAACCTCGGTCGCAGTCGTCCGGGTATTCGCATAATCTTTTTTCAGATATTGAATCTGAGCTTTGGTCAGAAGCGCGCGAGGCTTGAGATCATCGCCCACGGTTTTGATCAGCAGATCTGCGCTTTCAAGTGCCTTATCCAGCTCACCGCGATCGGTTTGGATGGACACCAGCATCATCAGAGCCTGTGTTTCCAGTATAGGATGCGACTTGGCGTTCTTCGTCAACTCTTCCAAAACCTTTTGCGCGTCTTCCAGCTTGTTCTGCTCGGCGGCAAAGGCCGCATAACGAAGGCCAGCCACCCAGCCTTCGGCCGAGGTCTTATGCTCTTCGAAATATTTTTTGTACTGTTCCGACGACGCCGCATGATCGGGTTTCAGAGCCGTGATCTTCTGATCAAGGGCTTTGATTTCAGGAGTGTCTTCCACGGGCTTGGCGTCTTTGGCATCAGCCGCCGGTTTCGGTTGGGCGGCTTTCAAAGTATCACGCTGTTTTTCCAGCGCTTCGCGCTGCTTGTTGTAATTTTTCAATTCGTCTTCATAGACGGCGTCGATCTTCGAAAGTTCGGCGCGACGACCGTCGGCCTTATGCGCGATGAAATAACGAATGCCATATCCAGCAGCCAGCGCGGCCAGCAGCAAAGCGATGACGGCAAAAAGCGGTTTGGGATTTTGGGCAATACCGGCCAGAAAATCACCAACTTTGACCTGGAAGGCATCAGGTCCCTTGATATTCAACTCTTTCGACTTTTCGCTGGACATACATTCCTCTTTATTTCGGCCAAATTAACGCATAAAAGCGCTAGTTTGCAAAAATGTGATAGTATAGATCTTAAAGTTCTTTGCCTAGCACAATCCACCTGGAATTGTCCTGCTGTTACAGGCCCTGGGAGCCTTGTGCCAGGGTCTTTCGCGTCATTCATCCGAGGAGCGAGGGGATTATGGGAGCATCCGGTCTGGGCGCGCTTCTTGTCAAAGAGGGTTTTCTCACCGAACAGGACCGCGTCACGATAACCAAGACCTGTGGTCAGGGGAGCTGGGCGTTTGCCAAGTGCATCCTCTCGACTGGGCTTCTCGATGAAGATGAACTCTCGGCGTTCTTTGCGGAACGCACGAAGTATGTGGTCGCACCTAAAAACCTGCTGGATCGCCTCGATCCCGGCATTGTGGAGCAGGTGGACCGACGCATGGTGTCACGCCTCGAAGTCCTGCCACTTGAAGTCGATCATCATCGCATCACTGTGGCTGTTGCCGATCCTTTGGATAAGAGCACCTTGAAGCAGCTGGAATTTTTCACAGGGCTCGAAGTGGTCCCGGTGATTGCGCCCCTGTCCCAGATTCATGAAGGCCTGAGCCGACTCAATCCCGAGTTCAAGCCCCGGCCGACGGCCTTGTCGAACTTTCTGCGGAATCATGCGGGCGCGGCCTGGATCAAGCAGAAGATTGTCGACGAAGGCGATGTGGAAATTCCGGAAGCGCGCGGCGGGGCCTTGGAACGCTATAGCGAAGAGCAGGTGGAAGAGGTTTCGCTCGATGATGAAATGGATGCCATGGATGACAATTCCGATCTGAACGGCATTGATGCCAGCGGTTTGGATGAAGGCGTCGGCAACAGCGACTTCGATGATATCGATCTGGAAGATTCAGGCGGTGACCTGGAGCTGGCACCCGGGGAAGGCCACGATCTTGATGCGGACTCCATTGATGATGCCGGGTTGGATGTCGACGATCCCTTCGATAACTTCGATGACGCGCCGAAGAAAAAGGGGAGCGTTTCCGCTCCTTCCGACGATGAGTTGGAGGGTCTGGAAGCTGGGAGCGACATCGGCGATGACCTGTGGCCAGATGCCGATGATGTCCCTGCGAAACCTGCTCCTCCTGCAAAGGCGAAGGCCAAGGCTTCCGATCTGCCGGATGATTTCGGGCTGGATGATGAGCCGGTCAAGCCTAAGAAAGCTGCGAAAAGCGACGAGCTGGACGACTTCGGACTTGATGAGGAAGCGTCCGCGAGCGGTGACGCGTCGGATGATTTCGGGCTGGAAGATGAGCCGGTCAAGCCTGCGAAGAAAACGGCCAGGACTGAAGCCATGGACGAGTTTGGGCTGGATGATGAATCAGCGGCAGCCGATGAGGAAGCCATGGACGATTTTGGTTTGGACGATGAATCCGCAGCAGGCGGCTTGTCCGATGAACCGGGATGGGATGACGAGCCGAAAGCCCCGACGAAGAAGGCTGCCAAAGCCGAGGCCATGGATGAATTTTCTGATGATGATGATGAGCTGAGCGCCTCTGATGAGGAATCACCCGCTGCGGCCGTTGTCTTTGAAACGAGCGGCGACGATGATTCGGGAGACGACCTGCTCGGTGACACGCCTGACCTCAGTCTGGATGCCGACGCGGAATCGGAAAAACTGGACGAGGACTCCAGTCTTGATGATTTGAGTTTCGGTGATGATGCCTCTGCGCTTTTGGATGAACCCGAGCCTCCTGTGGCGGCCAAGCCTTCCGGCCCGAGACTCAAGCCTCCCGTCGAGTCCACTCGCATGGCCCAAAAACCCGATATGACGCCAAGCCTGGGCGACGAGCCCGAGGACCTGACCGGACTTGAATTCGCGGATGATGATGAGGAAACCAGCGTCCATCTCCGGAAGGCCGTGCACGAAGAAGGTTCGGAGCCTGAATTCCGGGATCCCAACTTCGATGATGAACCGGAAGATACGCGCATTGATCTTCATGCAGCGGTCGATGAAGACCTTGAGTTCAGCGCC
The nucleotide sequence above comes from Oligoflexus sp.. Encoded proteins:
- a CDS encoding mannose-1-phosphate guanylyltransferase → MTALDAHIYAVILAGGSGTRFWPKSRHLEPKQLCRIGSNDATMLVQTLERLDHLIPPERRLIVTHQDQMETTRRQAEGRCAHFLAEPAAKNTAHALALAALEISRMAPAEGPRPIMISVHADALIKNHEAFTQAVNRMIQTATAEKLTLLGITPEYPETGYGYIEKGQGLRPEAPVYQVNSFREKPDRATAESYIKTGRFLWNSGIFAWRIDTILDELESFLPQSLHSLRQLLEGYGVGSFNEVPRNELARTYNELPSIAIDNGVLEKSQRVAVVEADIGWKDVGSWDALDQCFPTDEKGNLFYGDVIAIDSEGITVDSDTKIVACIGVKDLVVVVSKGAVLVCPKSRAQDVKKIVEELKARGRNDLV
- a CDS encoding PQQ-binding-like beta-propeller repeat protein, whose protein sequence is MKSLRLAPWILTLALPACTHTAADTPAAAPDANAPQATAAAVPEAVTGDQPASTAPVAGAAVEAGPSVPVATPSAKAPDVKAGTAPAAPAPQASVSTEAQPCLDVNTPTFTNCRPFRTGMIKMAPELDAQKPIGAIDESGWTMATDVLIGSVDPEWVSAYNLKSKSFVWWLKIPESMTAPADVYGSWAIIPLRDGRLLKVETQTGKQLWETRLSRFVTAKTTLSGNVLLAYSTDQKLYAIDFQTGQHLWVYDTGTTANLLLRAGAGPVVAGSEVIFGTTEGDVRSVSLNSGKENWKLDPSREDFRFKDVVGEIGMGNHQIYAARSDGLVFAVDILNKPNDVLWKETFPSVTASAYRDGTYVVGCINGDLIALQASTGRQLWKVNLGASIKTITIGEKAIFVGGSQGRITAVSGANGQILWHDDLQGVLTRQPIVVDDEIYFATGLKVLYSYKVM